One Pantoea trifolii DNA segment encodes these proteins:
- the hisG gene encoding ATP phosphoribosyltransferase encodes MLDNTRIRIAMQKSGRLSDESRELLARCGIKINLQQQRLIAFAENMPIDILRVRDDDIPGLVMDGVVDLGIVGENVLEEELLNRRAQGEDPRYFTLRRLDFGGCRLSLAMPVDEEYTGPQCLNNARIATSYPHLLKKYLDKQGVAFKSCLLNGSVEVAPRAGLADAICDLVSTGATLEANGLREVEVIYRSKAVLIQRDGELPAAKQELVDKMMTRIQGVIKARESKYIMLHAPSERLDEVIALLPGAERPTVLPLAGDVSRVAMHMVSSETLFWETMEKLKSLGASSILVLPIEKMLE; translated from the coding sequence ATGTTAGATAACACCCGTATTCGCATAGCTATGCAGAAATCTGGCCGTTTAAGTGATGAATCACGCGAACTGCTGGCACGCTGCGGTATCAAAATCAACCTTCAGCAACAGCGTCTGATTGCGTTTGCGGAGAACATGCCGATCGACATCCTGCGCGTGCGTGATGATGATATTCCTGGCCTGGTGATGGATGGCGTCGTCGATCTCGGTATCGTCGGTGAAAACGTGCTGGAAGAGGAGCTGCTGAACCGTCGTGCTCAGGGCGAAGATCCGCGTTACTTCACGCTACGTCGTCTGGATTTCGGCGGTTGTCGCCTGTCGCTGGCAATGCCAGTTGATGAAGAGTACACCGGCCCGCAATGCCTGAATAACGCCCGCATCGCCACCTCTTATCCACACCTGCTGAAGAAATACCTCGATAAACAAGGCGTCGCCTTCAAATCCTGTCTGCTGAACGGTTCTGTTGAAGTTGCACCACGCGCTGGCCTGGCCGATGCGATTTGTGACCTGGTTTCAACCGGCGCCACGCTGGAAGCTAACGGTCTGCGCGAAGTCGAAGTGATCTACCGTTCTAAAGCGGTGCTGATTCAGCGCGACGGCGAACTGCCGGCCGCCAAGCAAGAGCTGGTCGACAAAATGATGACGCGTATTCAGGGCGTGATTAAAGCGCGTGAATCCAAGTACATCATGCTGCACGCGCCAAGCGAGCGTCTGGATGAAGTGATTGCGCTGCTGCCGGGCGCTGAGCGTCCAACCGTGCTGCCGCTGGCCGGTGATGTCAGCCGCGTGGCGATGCACATGGTGAGCAGCGAAACGCTGTTCTGGGAAACCATGGAGAAGCTGAAGTCGCTGGGTGCCAGCTCGATCCTCGTGCTGCCAATCGAAAAAATGTTGGAGTAA
- the hisD gene encoding histidinol dehydrogenase has protein sequence MSTLMTPIDWQQCSAEQQQALLMRPAISASESISQIVRDVLVQVKESGDAALREFSARFDKAQVDNLRISAEEMQAASDRLSDTLKQAMAVAVANIETFHNAQILAEVDVETQPGVRCQQITRPVKSVGLYIPGGSAPLFSTVLMLATPARIAGCGRVVLCSPPPIADEILYAAQLCGVKEVFQVGGSQAIAALAFGTETVPKVDKIFGPGNAYVTEAKRQVSQRLDGAAIDMPAGPSEVLVIADEGATPAFVASDLLSQAEHGPDSQVILLTPSLQLAEGVAQAVEEQLAQLPRAATARQALESSRLIVLRDLDQCIEISNLYGPEHLIIQTRQPRDLVDSITSAGSVFLGDWSPESAGDYASGTNHVLPTYGYTATCSSLGLADFQKRMTVQELTPQGFLNLAATIETLAAAEQLEAHKNAVTLRVAALKEQA, from the coding sequence ATGAGCACTCTGATGACACCCATTGATTGGCAGCAATGCAGCGCAGAGCAGCAGCAAGCGCTGCTGATGCGTCCGGCGATTTCGGCTTCAGAAAGTATCAGCCAGATCGTGCGTGACGTGTTGGTACAAGTGAAAGAGAGTGGTGATGCGGCGCTGCGTGAATTTAGCGCGCGCTTCGACAAAGCGCAGGTGGATAACCTGCGCATCAGCGCCGAAGAGATGCAAGCCGCCAGCGATCGTCTCAGCGACACGCTGAAGCAGGCGATGGCGGTTGCGGTGGCGAATATCGAGACCTTCCACAACGCGCAGATTCTGGCGGAAGTGGATGTGGAAACCCAGCCTGGCGTGCGCTGCCAGCAGATTACCCGTCCGGTGAAATCGGTGGGTTTGTATATTCCTGGCGGTTCCGCCCCGCTGTTTTCAACCGTGTTGATGCTGGCGACACCGGCACGCATCGCCGGTTGCGGTCGCGTGGTGCTGTGTTCGCCGCCGCCGATTGCCGATGAAATTCTTTATGCCGCACAGCTGTGCGGCGTGAAAGAGGTGTTTCAGGTTGGCGGCTCGCAAGCCATCGCCGCCCTCGCCTTCGGCACCGAAACTGTGCCGAAAGTGGACAAGATTTTTGGCCCAGGCAACGCGTACGTGACCGAAGCTAAACGTCAGGTGAGTCAGCGGTTAGATGGCGCGGCGATCGATATGCCGGCCGGTCCATCCGAAGTGCTGGTGATTGCCGATGAAGGCGCTACGCCAGCATTCGTGGCATCCGATTTGCTGTCGCAGGCGGAACACGGCCCGGATTCACAAGTAATTCTGCTGACGCCGTCGCTGCAACTGGCCGAAGGCGTGGCGCAAGCGGTTGAAGAGCAACTGGCGCAGCTGCCGCGTGCCGCTACCGCGCGTCAGGCGCTGGAAAGCAGCCGCCTGATTGTGCTGCGCGATTTGGATCAGTGCATCGAGATCTCCAACCTCTACGGCCCGGAGCACCTGATCATTCAGACGCGTCAACCGCGCGATCTGGTGGATAGCATTACCAGCGCCGGTTCGGTATTCCTTGGCGACTGGTCACCGGAATCAGCGGGCGATTACGCGTCTGGCACTAATCACGTGCTGCCGACCTACGGTTACACCGCCACCTGTTCCAGCCTTGGCCTGGCCGATTTCCAGAAACGTATGACGGTGCAAGAGCTGACGCCGCAAGGCTTCCTCAACCTTGCCGCGACGATTGAAACGCTGGCCGCCGCCGAGCAGCTGGAAGCCCACAAAAATGCCGTTACCCTGCGTGTTGCCGCGCTGAAGGAGCAAGCATGA
- the hisC gene encoding histidinol-phosphate transaminase, giving the protein MSLNIEALARANVRALTPYQSARRLGGNGDVWLNANEFPLPVPFELSQQTLNRYPECQPKIVIERYAAYAGLTPEQVLVSRGADEGIELLMRAFCEPGKDAILFCPPTYGMYSVSAETIGIEYRTVAALDDWQLNLPAIADQLDGVKVVYMCSPNNPTGNLINPDDIRELLETTAGKALVVADEAYIEFCPEATLAGWLQEYPHLVILRTLSKAFALAGLRCGFTLANKPVIDLLMKVIAPYPLATPVADVAGQALSEQGIALMRQHVAELNANRAWLFEQLPQISVVQQVFPSETNYILARFTDSPKVFKTLWDQGIILRDQNKNPGLAGCLRISIGTRKECERLIAALQALSVEQA; this is encoded by the coding sequence ATGAGCCTGAATATTGAAGCGTTGGCACGCGCCAACGTGCGAGCGCTGACGCCGTATCAATCGGCGCGTCGTCTGGGTGGTAACGGTGATGTGTGGCTGAACGCCAATGAATTCCCGCTGCCGGTGCCTTTTGAACTGTCGCAGCAGACGCTGAACCGCTATCCGGAATGCCAGCCAAAAATTGTTATTGAGCGTTACGCCGCTTACGCCGGTTTGACGCCGGAGCAGGTTCTGGTCAGTCGCGGCGCGGATGAAGGTATCGAACTGCTGATGCGCGCCTTCTGCGAGCCGGGCAAAGATGCGATTCTGTTCTGCCCGCCAACCTACGGCATGTACAGCGTCAGCGCCGAAACCATCGGCATCGAATACCGTACCGTGGCGGCACTCGATGACTGGCAGCTAAATCTGCCGGCGATTGCCGACCAGCTCGACGGCGTAAAAGTCGTCTATATGTGCAGTCCAAACAATCCGACCGGCAACCTGATCAATCCCGATGACATTCGCGAGCTGCTGGAAACGACCGCCGGTAAAGCGCTGGTGGTGGCCGATGAAGCCTATATCGAGTTCTGCCCGGAAGCGACGCTGGCGGGCTGGCTGCAGGAGTATCCGCACTTAGTGATTCTGCGCACGCTGTCCAAAGCCTTTGCCTTGGCCGGATTGCGATGCGGCTTCACCCTGGCGAACAAGCCGGTGATCGATCTGCTGATGAAGGTGATTGCACCCTATCCGCTCGCCACGCCGGTGGCGGATGTGGCCGGACAAGCGCTGAGCGAGCAAGGTATTGCGCTGATGCGTCAGCACGTTGCCGAGCTGAACGCCAATCGTGCCTGGCTGTTTGAACAGTTGCCGCAGATTAGCGTGGTGCAACAGGTGTTCCCAAGCGAAACCAACTACATTCTGGCGCGCTTCACTGATTCGCCAAAAGTGTTTAAAACGCTGTGGGATCAAGGCATTATTCTGCGCGACCAAAACAAAAACCCCGGCCTTGCGGGATGCCTGCGCATCTCCATCGGCACCCGTAAAGAGTGCGAGCGCCTGATCGCCGCGCTGCAAGCCTTATCAGTGGAGCAAGCATGA
- the hisB gene encoding bifunctional histidinol-phosphatase/imidazoleglycerol-phosphate dehydratase HisB, translating to MSQKILFIDRDGTIISEPPTDYQVDRMEKLAFEKNAIPALLALQEAGFQLVMITNQDGLGTASFPQADFDGPHNLMMQILSSQGVNFSDILICPHMPEDNCDCRKPKTKMVEAWLAAGALDTANSYVIGDRLTDIQLAQNMGIQGLRYGAEGEDWDAIQARLTKRDRYALVQRNTKETQIKVEVWLDREGGSKINTGVGFFDHMLDQIAVHGGFRMNIDVKGDLYIDDHHTVEDTGLALGEALLKALGDKRGIGRFGFVLPMDECLARCALDISGRPHIEFKAEFSYQRVGDLSTEMVEHFFSSLSYAMMSTLHLKTKGRNDHHRVESLFKAFGRTLRQAIRVEGNTLPSSKGVL from the coding sequence ATGAGTCAGAAGATCCTTTTTATCGACCGCGACGGCACCATCATCTCTGAACCACCCACCGATTATCAGGTGGATCGCATGGAGAAGCTGGCGTTTGAGAAGAACGCCATTCCTGCGCTGCTGGCGTTGCAGGAAGCGGGTTTTCAGTTGGTGATGATCACCAATCAGGATGGCCTCGGCACCGCTAGCTTCCCGCAGGCCGATTTCGACGGCCCGCACAACCTGATGATGCAGATTCTCAGCTCACAAGGCGTGAATTTCAGCGACATCCTGATCTGCCCGCATATGCCAGAAGATAACTGCGATTGCCGCAAGCCGAAGACCAAAATGGTGGAAGCCTGGCTGGCCGCTGGTGCGCTCGATACCGCTAACAGTTACGTGATTGGCGATCGTCTCACCGATATTCAGCTGGCGCAGAATATGGGCATTCAGGGCCTGCGTTACGGCGCGGAAGGCGAAGATTGGGATGCGATTCAGGCGCGCCTGACCAAGCGCGACCGCTATGCGCTGGTGCAGCGCAACACCAAAGAGACGCAGATTAAAGTCGAAGTGTGGCTGGATCGTGAAGGCGGCAGCAAAATTAACACCGGCGTCGGCTTCTTTGATCACATGCTGGACCAGATTGCGGTGCACGGCGGTTTCCGCATGAACATCGATGTGAAAGGCGATCTCTACATCGACGATCACCACACCGTGGAAGATACCGGTCTGGCGCTCGGCGAAGCGCTGCTGAAAGCGCTGGGCGACAAACGTGGCATCGGTCGTTTTGGCTTCGTGTTGCCAATGGATGAGTGCCTCGCGCGCTGCGCGCTGGATATCTCCGGCCGTCCGCACATCGAATTCAAAGCCGAGTTCAGCTACCAGCGCGTGGGCGATCTCAGCACCGAGATGGTCGAGCACTTCTTCAGCTCGCTCTCCTACGCCATGATGAGCACGCTGCACCTGAAAACCAAAGGCCGCAACGATCACCATCGCGTGGAGAGCCTGTTCAAAGCCTTTGGCCGCACGCTGCGCCAGGCGATTCGCGTGGAAGGCAACACCTTGCCGAGCTCGAAAGGAGTGCTGTGA
- the hisH gene encoding imidazole glycerol phosphate synthase subunit HisH — translation MNVVILDTGCANLSSVKWAIERLGYTPQVSRDPDVVLHADKLLLPGVGTAQAAMNQLQERDLIDLIKACTQPVLGICLGMQLLGRGSDENGGVTTLGLVDEPVTLMDTQDLPLPHMGWNQITAKAGHHLFRDIPDGSYFYFVHSYAMPVNAATIAQCDYGHPFTAALQKDNFFGVQFHPERSGKAGAQLLKNFLEM, via the coding sequence ATGAACGTGGTGATTCTCGATACCGGCTGCGCCAACCTGTCGTCGGTGAAGTGGGCGATTGAGCGCCTCGGCTACACGCCGCAGGTGAGCCGCGACCCGGATGTGGTGCTGCATGCTGACAAGCTGCTGCTGCCTGGCGTGGGCACCGCGCAGGCGGCGATGAACCAGCTGCAGGAGCGCGATCTCATCGACCTAATCAAAGCCTGCACCCAGCCGGTGCTCGGCATTTGCCTCGGCATGCAGCTGCTCGGTCGTGGGAGCGATGAGAACGGCGGCGTCACCACGCTGGGCCTGGTTGATGAGCCGGTCACGCTGATGGACACGCAGGATTTACCGCTGCCGCACATGGGCTGGAACCAGATCACCGCTAAAGCGGGCCATCATCTGTTCCGCGACATTCCCGATGGCAGCTACTTCTACTTCGTGCACAGCTACGCCATGCCGGTGAATGCGGCCACCATCGCGCAGTGCGATTACGGTCATCCGTTCACTGCCGCCTTGCAGAAAGATAACTTCTTCGGCGTGCAGTTCCACCCGGAGCGTTCGGGCAAAGCAGGCGCGCAGTTGCTGAAAAATTTCCTGGAGATGTGA
- the hisA gene encoding 1-(5-phosphoribosyl)-5-[(5-phosphoribosylamino)methylideneamino]imidazole-4-carboxamide isomerase: protein MIIPALDLIDGKVVRLHQGDYGQQRDYGSDPLPRLQDYQRQGAEVLHLVDLTGAKDPAKRQIPLLTTLLRGVNVPVQVGGGIRNRDDVAALLAAGATRVVVGSTAVKQPEDVKSWFNEFGADAIVLALDVRIDANNRKEVAISGWQEAAGVTLEEVIGWYQPVGLKHVLCTDISRDGTLSGSNVELYKEVSAAFPDIAFQSSGGIGSLDDIAALRGSGAQGVIVGRALLEDKFTVAEAIACWQNG, encoded by the coding sequence ATGATTATCCCCGCATTAGATTTAATCGACGGCAAAGTGGTGCGCCTGCATCAGGGCGATTACGGCCAGCAGCGCGATTACGGTAGCGATCCGCTGCCGCGCCTGCAGGATTACCAACGCCAGGGCGCTGAAGTGCTGCATCTGGTGGATTTGACCGGCGCGAAAGATCCGGCCAAACGTCAGATCCCCCTGCTCACCACCTTACTGCGCGGCGTGAACGTGCCGGTGCAGGTGGGCGGCGGCATCCGTAATCGCGATGACGTGGCAGCGCTGCTGGCAGCGGGCGCTACGCGCGTGGTGGTCGGTTCCACCGCGGTGAAGCAGCCGGAAGACGTCAAAAGCTGGTTTAACGAGTTTGGCGCCGACGCCATCGTGCTGGCATTAGATGTGCGCATTGATGCCAACAACCGCAAAGAGGTGGCGATCAGCGGCTGGCAGGAAGCAGCGGGCGTAACGCTGGAAGAGGTGATTGGCTGGTATCAGCCGGTTGGCCTCAAGCATGTGCTGTGCACCGACATTTCGCGTGACGGTACGCTGAGCGGCTCCAACGTCGAACTGTATAAAGAAGTCTCTGCGGCCTTCCCGGACATCGCTTTCCAATCTTCGGGCGGCATCGGTTCGCTCGATGACATCGCGGCGTTACGCGGCAGCGGCGCGCAGGGCGTGATCGTCGGTCGCGCTTTGCTGGAAGATAAATTCACGGTTGCGGAGGCGATTGCATGCTGGCAAAACGGATAA
- the hisF gene encoding imidazole glycerol phosphate synthase subunit HisF, with the protein MLAKRIIPCLDVRDGQVVKGVQFRNHEIIGDIVPLAQRYAQEGADELVFYDITASSDGRVVDKSWVSRVAEVIDIPFCVAGGIKSEEDAARILQFGADKISINSPALADPTLITRLADRFGVQCIVVGIDTWFDEASGKYHVNQYTGDEARTKVTTWETLDWVQEVQKLGAGEIVLNMMNQDGVRNGYDLVQLKKVRDVCKVPLIASGGAGTMPHFLDAFEQANVDGALAASVFHKQIINIGELKNFLIDNGVEIRAC; encoded by the coding sequence ATGCTGGCAAAACGGATAATTCCTTGTCTCGATGTGCGTGACGGGCAAGTGGTAAAAGGCGTTCAGTTCCGTAACCACGAAATCATCGGCGACATCGTACCGCTGGCGCAGCGTTATGCGCAGGAAGGTGCGGACGAGCTGGTGTTCTACGATATCACCGCCTCATCGGATGGCCGCGTCGTGGACAAGAGCTGGGTATCGCGCGTGGCGGAAGTGATCGACATCCCGTTCTGCGTGGCGGGCGGCATTAAGAGCGAAGAAGACGCGGCGCGCATTCTGCAGTTTGGTGCCGACAAGATTTCGATAAACTCGCCGGCATTAGCCGATCCTACGCTGATTACGCGTCTGGCCGATCGCTTTGGCGTGCAGTGCATCGTGGTGGGCATCGATACCTGGTTTGACGAAGCGAGCGGCAAATATCACGTCAATCAGTACACCGGCGACGAAGCGCGCACCAAAGTGACCACGTGGGAAACCCTGGATTGGGTGCAGGAAGTGCAGAAGCTGGGCGCGGGTGAAATCGTCCTCAACATGATGAACCAGGATGGCGTGCGTAACGGCTACGATTTGGTGCAACTGAAGAAAGTGCGCGATGTATGCAAAGTGCCGCTGATCGCCTCCGGCGGCGCAGGCACCATGCCGCACTTCCTTGACGCCTTTGAGCAGGCGAACGTTGATGGCGCGCTGGCGGCTTCGGTGTTTCACAAACAAATTATCAATATCGGCGAGTTGAAAAACTTCCTGATCGACAACGGTGTGGAGATTCGCGCGTGTTAA
- the hisIE gene encoding bifunctional phosphoribosyl-AMP cyclohydrolase/phosphoribosyl-ATP diphosphatase HisIE: protein MLTAEQLARLDWVKTAGMMPVIVQHNVSGEVLMHGYMNEEALQKTLSEGNVTFFSRTKNRLWTKGETSGHFLQVASITPDCDNDTLLVLANPIGPTCHLGTSSCFSPAAPDWTFLYQLEQLLASRKSADPESSYTAKLYASGTKRIAQKVGEEGVETALAATVNDRYELTNEASDLLYHLMVLLQDQELDLSTIINNLRARHK from the coding sequence GTGTTAACTGCAGAACAACTGGCCAGGCTGGATTGGGTCAAAACTGCGGGCATGATGCCCGTTATCGTCCAGCACAACGTTTCCGGCGAAGTGCTGATGCACGGTTATATGAACGAAGAAGCGCTGCAAAAAACCCTCAGCGAGGGCAATGTCACCTTCTTCTCACGCACTAAAAATCGTTTATGGACCAAAGGCGAAACCTCGGGCCACTTCCTGCAAGTGGCAAGCATCACGCCGGATTGCGATAACGATACCTTGCTGGTGCTGGCCAATCCGATTGGCCCAACCTGCCATCTCGGCACTTCCAGCTGCTTCTCACCGGCTGCGCCAGACTGGACGTTCCTCTATCAGCTGGAGCAACTGCTGGCTTCGCGCAAAAGCGCCGATCCAGAGAGTTCGTATACCGCGAAACTCTACGCCAGCGGCACCAAGCGTATCGCCCAGAAAGTGGGTGAAGAAGGCGTGGAAACCGCTTTGGCAGCAACGGTTAATGATCGTTACGAGTTGACCAATGAAGCGTCTGATTTGCTGTATCACCTGATGGTGCTGCTGCAGGACCAGGAGCTGGATTTGAGCACCATCATCAATAATCTGCGCGCGCGTCATAAATAG
- a CDS encoding type II toxin-antitoxin system HipA family toxin encodes MLIGSHFAKPWFGFLDDIIPAGASRRYWITQLGLQGKPANEQDYMLLKAGTIAPVGNLRIKESLPQLPPDSQLKSRRFPAEWAIERDTDFLEYAQQMGAASGGATGAGGEAPKLLLRRNSNSEVWIDTWQDDQVNQDTPYLVKYPRGARTPIDCDILRAEYHFYHELSALGVETIDTKQMLLCEGERYPSLWLPRFDMAFIKGKKALYGLESVYSMMQKAPGSYLNHFEVIRCLVRTLPLDTEQKAELVIEWVKRDMLNIAFGNSDNHGRNSAILKKIDGMWLAPVYDFAPMKADPEGVVRTTQWGSPYEEGGHYQWHLIAQQLNDLVSADVLLLQLSGLANNLKGLKARLAARGVPPSILEMPGIGFNYLDERIAGWQL; translated from the coding sequence ATGCTGATCGGCAGCCATTTTGCTAAACCCTGGTTTGGTTTTCTTGATGACATCATTCCCGCCGGTGCCAGCAGGCGTTACTGGATTACGCAGTTAGGTCTGCAAGGCAAACCTGCTAACGAGCAAGATTACATGCTACTGAAGGCTGGAACCATCGCGCCTGTTGGTAACCTGAGAATAAAAGAGTCACTGCCGCAGCTGCCGCCAGATAGCCAACTCAAAAGTCGTCGTTTTCCCGCCGAATGGGCGATCGAACGTGATACCGACTTTCTTGAGTACGCGCAGCAAATGGGCGCGGCCAGCGGTGGTGCAACGGGCGCAGGCGGTGAAGCACCAAAATTATTGTTGCGTCGTAATAGCAACAGCGAAGTGTGGATCGATACCTGGCAAGATGATCAGGTGAATCAAGACACACCTTATCTGGTCAAATATCCTCGTGGCGCACGCACGCCAATTGATTGCGACATTCTGCGAGCGGAATACCATTTTTACCATGAGCTATCTGCTCTTGGCGTAGAGACCATCGATACAAAGCAGATGCTGCTGTGCGAAGGCGAGCGCTACCCTTCCCTTTGGTTGCCGCGTTTTGATATGGCGTTTATCAAAGGTAAAAAAGCGCTGTATGGACTGGAATCCGTTTACTCAATGATGCAAAAAGCACCGGGCAGCTATCTCAACCATTTTGAGGTGATACGTTGTTTGGTGCGTACGCTGCCACTGGATACCGAGCAAAAAGCAGAATTGGTCATTGAATGGGTGAAACGCGACATGCTGAATATCGCCTTTGGTAATTCTGATAATCATGGCCGCAATAGCGCTATCTTGAAGAAAATAGACGGCATGTGGCTGGCGCCTGTTTATGATTTTGCCCCAATGAAAGCCGACCCGGAAGGCGTCGTACGCACCACACAATGGGGATCGCCGTATGAGGAAGGTGGCCATTATCAATGGCACCTCATTGCTCAGCAACTTAATGACCTGGTTTCTGCAGATGTTCTTCTTCTGCAACTCAGCGGACTAGCGAATAATCTGAAGGGTTTGAAAGCACGGCTTGCTGCACGTGGCGTACCACCATCAATACTGGAAATGCCGGGCATCGGCTTTAACTATCTGGATGAACGCATCGCGGGATGGCAATTATGA
- a CDS encoding helix-turn-helix domain-containing protein, translating to MKKNMSPFEREALLLELLQQFLEEKFSQGTLLMQLRKKVLGFSQERYATLAGISRRTLSDIERDKESVTLTMLNRAFKPLGLKLGLLPRQTHMMQALLTQLTQHGEGHDHT from the coding sequence ATGAAAAAAAACATGTCGCCATTTGAGCGCGAAGCCTTATTACTAGAGCTGCTGCAGCAGTTTCTTGAAGAGAAATTCAGTCAGGGCACGTTGCTGATGCAACTGCGTAAAAAAGTGCTGGGTTTCTCTCAGGAGCGTTATGCGACGCTGGCAGGGATTAGCCGCCGTACGCTCTCCGATATTGAGCGGGACAAAGAGAGCGTCACCTTGACCATGCTAAATCGCGCTTTTAAGCCATTGGGTTTAAAACTCGGCTTGCTGCCACGTCAAACGCATATGATGCAGGCACTTCTTACTCAACTCACCCAACACGGAGAAGGCCATGACCACACATGA
- a CDS encoding YbaK/prolyl-tRNA synthetase associated domain-containing protein — protein MTTHEKLIALLDQHQARYRVMEHEATGKCEAVAAIRGTEVGQGAKALVCHVKGNGIKQHVLAVLPADQQADLSKVAAAVGGRRASLASPAEVDALTGCVFGAIPPFSFHPDLQLVVDPLLFERYDEIAFNAGLLEQSVVLNVADYQTLHNGNVMKIIL, from the coding sequence ATGACCACACATGAAAAACTGATAGCGCTGCTCGACCAGCATCAGGCGCGCTATCGCGTGATGGAGCATGAAGCGACGGGCAAGTGTGAAGCGGTGGCGGCGATTCGCGGAACTGAAGTTGGGCAAGGCGCGAAGGCGCTGGTGTGTCATGTGAAAGGTAACGGCATCAAGCAACATGTGCTGGCAGTGTTGCCTGCCGATCAACAAGCGGATCTCAGCAAAGTGGCAGCAGCGGTTGGTGGTCGACGTGCTTCATTGGCCTCACCGGCAGAAGTGGATGCGCTGACCGGCTGCGTGTTCGGCGCTATTCCCCCGTTTAGCTTTCATCCGGATTTACAGCTGGTGGTCGATCCGCTGCTGTTTGAACGTTATGACGAAATCGCCTTCAATGCCGGATTGCTGGAGCAATCAGTGGTGCTAAATGTTGCGGATTACCAGACGCTGCATAATGGTAACGTGATGAAAATAATCCTCTAA
- a CDS encoding ABC transporter substrate-binding protein yields MAISRLTARLRQTLALAVLAGCAFGAQAKIEQVRFAVDPTYPPFESKTPQGKLIGFDIDLGNALCEQMQAKCVWVESQFDGMIPALKARKFDAILSDMGITEERLKQIDFTVPLYDTHTQLIARKGSGLLPTAESLKGKTVGVEQGTVQERYALAKWQPHGVQVVPYGDQAQVESDLISGRLDVVFTDAAQAANGFLKHPQGKDFELAGPIVQDPIIGPGTAIGLRKGDTELKTALDNAFAELKKNGTFDKIQKQYFATDISIQQ; encoded by the coding sequence ATGGCAATTTCTCGTTTAACCGCCCGCCTGCGTCAGACGCTGGCGCTGGCTGTACTGGCAGGTTGCGCATTTGGCGCGCAGGCAAAAATTGAACAGGTGCGTTTCGCGGTTGATCCTACCTATCCTCCTTTCGAATCCAAAACCCCGCAGGGCAAACTGATCGGTTTTGATATCGATCTCGGCAATGCGTTGTGTGAGCAGATGCAGGCCAAATGTGTGTGGGTGGAAAGCCAGTTCGATGGCATGATCCCGGCGCTGAAAGCGCGTAAGTTCGACGCCATCCTCTCTGATATGGGCATCACTGAAGAACGTCTGAAGCAGATTGATTTCACCGTGCCGCTTTACGACACCCATACGCAGCTGATTGCGCGTAAAGGTTCTGGCCTGCTGCCAACCGCTGAATCGCTGAAAGGCAAAACCGTGGGCGTTGAGCAAGGCACCGTGCAGGAGCGTTATGCGCTGGCAAAATGGCAGCCGCATGGCGTGCAGGTTGTACCTTATGGCGATCAGGCACAGGTTGAGAGTGATTTGATTTCGGGCCGTCTTGATGTGGTGTTTACTGATGCTGCCCAGGCCGCAAATGGTTTCCTGAAACATCCGCAGGGCAAAGATTTCGAATTAGCAGGCCCGATTGTGCAGGATCCAATTATTGGTCCGGGCACTGCGATTGGTCTGCGTAAAGGTGACACCGAACTGAAAACCGCGCTGGATAACGCGTTTGCCGAGCTTAAGAAGAACGGCACTTTCGATAAAATCCAGAAACAGTACTTCGCGACTGACATCTCTATCCAGCAGTAA